Proteins encoded by one window of Novipirellula artificiosorum:
- a CDS encoding glycosyltransferase family 4 protein, whose product MKILFYCHYFPPEVNAPATRTYQHARRWVAAGHDVTVVTCAPNCPDGVVFDGYKNRLLRQVEMVDGIRVVRVWTYVAANAGMLPRIANYVSYQISAMLATLRLPRPDVVVATSPQFFCGWAGVWASRLKWRPFVLEIRDIWPESIAAVGAMKKGIATRFLEWLELRMYRAADHIVAVGTGYRDNVARKVPEMADKISVITNGVDAASFEPLPRDDEFLRKYGLQDKFVCSYVGTIGMAHGLEVAVKAAAKLKAAGRTDIAFLIVGDGAYRERLVTMASEKGVSKLVVFTGRLSKEQMPTVLASSDCCLVHLHGTDLFGTVIPSKIFETMAMERPIIMGVKGPARDIVIEAGGGQPMIPDDDDDLVRIVTEMADHPTELAETAKHARAYVLEHYDRDQLAAKMLDILVATAKK is encoded by the coding sequence ATGAAAATACTTTTTTATTGCCACTACTTCCCACCGGAAGTGAATGCTCCGGCAACTCGCACCTACCAGCACGCTCGCCGCTGGGTCGCCGCTGGGCATGATGTAACGGTCGTGACGTGCGCCCCGAATTGCCCTGACGGCGTCGTCTTTGACGGCTACAAAAATCGACTGCTTCGCCAAGTCGAAATGGTCGATGGGATTCGTGTCGTGCGAGTGTGGACCTATGTGGCCGCTAACGCAGGCATGCTGCCTCGGATCGCGAATTACGTCAGCTACCAAATCAGTGCGATGTTGGCGACGCTCCGTTTGCCGCGTCCCGACGTGGTGGTCGCCACCAGTCCTCAATTCTTTTGCGGATGGGCTGGCGTGTGGGCATCGAGACTCAAGTGGCGTCCCTTCGTCTTGGAAATCCGCGACATTTGGCCTGAATCGATTGCGGCTGTGGGCGCGATGAAAAAGGGCATTGCGACACGGTTTCTGGAATGGCTCGAGCTTCGCATGTATCGCGCTGCTGACCATATCGTGGCGGTTGGAACGGGGTATCGTGACAACGTGGCACGTAAAGTCCCCGAGATGGCCGATAAGATCTCCGTGATCACCAACGGTGTCGATGCCGCTAGCTTCGAACCCTTGCCTCGCGACGATGAATTCTTGCGAAAATATGGATTGCAAGACAAATTTGTCTGTAGCTATGTCGGTACGATCGGGATGGCTCACGGATTGGAAGTCGCTGTAAAAGCAGCTGCGAAGCTGAAAGCAGCAGGACGCACGGACATCGCTTTCTTGATTGTCGGTGATGGGGCTTATCGAGAACGATTGGTCACGATGGCTTCCGAAAAGGGGGTCTCCAAATTGGTTGTCTTTACCGGCCGGTTATCGAAGGAACAAATGCCGACGGTGTTGGCCAGCAGTGATTGCTGCTTGGTCCATCTGCACGGTACGGACTTGTTTGGGACCGTCATCCCATCAAAGATCTTTGAGACAATGGCGATGGAACGTCCGATCATCATGGGAGTGAAAGGGCCCGCGAGAGACATCGTGATTGAAGCGGGCGGAGGTCAACCGATGATACCGGATGACGATGACGACTTGGTCCGAATCGTGACCGAAATGGCTGATCATCCAACCGAATTAGCAGAAACGGCCAAGCATGCGAGAGCCTATGTGCTAGAACACTATGATCGCGACCAATTGGCAGCAAAGATGCTCGACATTCTCGTCGCCACAGCCAAAAAGTAG
- a CDS encoding Uma2 family endonuclease, giving the protein MSTVSTLAEQRVVLDSISWATYCALTEEPKRSRGRMTYDQGVLEIMSPMLSHESAKRLLARMIEQFTLLREIDMRSSASTTFRRRDLQRGFEADESYYIEHAAVILGKEEVDLSIDPPPDLVIEIEITRSAVDKLALFAAMEIPEVWRYDGRGLTLWTLQNRSYIQINESQVLSGFPIPLAVELLGIRSEESETGLIRRFISHCV; this is encoded by the coding sequence ATGAGTACGGTATCCACGCTTGCGGAGCAGCGAGTTGTTTTGGACTCGATCAGCTGGGCAACGTACTGCGCGTTGACCGAAGAGCCCAAGCGGAGTCGTGGGCGAATGACTTACGACCAAGGAGTGCTTGAAATCATGTCTCCGATGTTGTCACACGAGTCAGCAAAGAGGCTTCTGGCTCGAATGATTGAACAGTTTACGCTCTTGCGTGAGATCGACATGCGTTCCTCTGCGTCGACGACGTTTCGGCGGCGTGATTTGCAGCGTGGCTTTGAGGCGGACGAATCCTATTACATCGAGCACGCGGCAGTCATTCTTGGTAAAGAAGAAGTCGACCTCTCCATCGACCCGCCTCCGGATTTAGTGATTGAAATTGAAATCACCCGTTCGGCCGTTGATAAGCTCGCTCTCTTTGCGGCCATGGAAATCCCAGAAGTGTGGCGGTATGACGGACGGGGTCTCACGCTTTGGACATTGCAAAACCGTTCCTACATCCAAATCAACGAAAGCCAGGTTCTCAGCGGATTCCCAATTCCCTTGGCGGTCGAACTGCTAGGGATTCGGTCCGAAGAAAGCGAAACGGGGCTGATTCGTCGGTTTATCAGCCACTGCGTTTGA
- a CDS encoding acyltransferase — translation MDLALEVLIVTSGGVDIGDRTLIGYRTHIFSTNHVIAPIGCSIFESGHEKKKVTIGKDVWIGAGCTILPGVTIGDGAVIAAGSVVTKDVASLAIMAGVPARLVRFRE, via the coding sequence GTGGATCTCGCACTGGAGGTACTTATTGTCACTTCTGGTGGCGTCGATATCGGTGATCGGACGCTGATCGGCTATCGAACCCATATTTTCTCGACGAACCACGTTATAGCTCCAATAGGTTGTTCGATTTTTGAAAGTGGTCACGAAAAGAAGAAGGTAACGATCGGTAAAGACGTTTGGATTGGTGCTGGTTGTACGATTTTGCCAGGCGTAACTATTGGCGACGGTGCAGTGATCGCAGCTGGCAGTGTCGTTACGAAAGACGTAGCGTCTTTGGCCATCATGGCCGGCGTCCCTGCACGGCTTGTCCGTTTTCGTGAATAA
- a CDS encoding heparinase II/III family protein, which produces MADRRLLAWPHRHDRKMLEHMSSGTFTFLNETRDLGVSVGQVAETSRDRLTDGNSTQVPLKLNWHPEAPRLWRFHLHYHEALLELASLVSVDAAWAIIDSWLSNPKNQTPHSDPDAWHPFCISQRLPIWLMLASQYGVPDGLRKRFFQSVLAQVQWLWTHLEWDLGGNHLLENLRALAIANMALEGDLPLDARRLSKWIDIELKKQVLPSGEHFERTPTYHAIMTLAVMEIADAVDGSVAAGDLAEKSCSAANRMREFHGTILHPDGQIPLLGDSVFGETPHVGEVAETSQLKSSELSSSSATFEPDYWTWWSDNRKDFLLFDVGAVACDHLPAHGHADLFGLEASIGGERFLVDTGTYDYDDSPERQASRSTLSHNTLAIDGEDQCDVWSRFRMGRRGHVLWKRAGKSETSRWCMAAHDAYRFLGIGETIRTAIVIDDSSLETTWLIVDWFTGPGHHDLISTLQLEPNWKATIQTSGEVICENAELEPQPRIRMLTEGELSIEPGVYCPDFGVALPNESIVAAAIRFEREPVAWQICPGGCELNLSIRLSNNELIVESVDDKGEILRVPILS; this is translated from the coding sequence ATGGCGGATCGCCGTTTGCTCGCGTGGCCGCACCGCCACGACCGTAAGATGCTCGAGCATATGAGCTCCGGTACGTTCACTTTTCTGAACGAGACTCGCGATTTAGGAGTTTCCGTGGGGCAGGTCGCAGAGACTTCTCGAGATCGGCTGACGGATGGAAACTCTACGCAAGTTCCCCTAAAACTCAATTGGCATCCCGAGGCACCTCGACTGTGGCGTTTTCATCTTCACTATCACGAAGCGCTCCTGGAGTTAGCTTCGCTGGTTTCGGTTGATGCAGCTTGGGCAATCATTGACAGCTGGCTTTCCAACCCCAAGAACCAAACGCCGCACAGTGATCCTGATGCTTGGCACCCCTTCTGTATTTCACAGCGGCTGCCGATTTGGTTGATGTTGGCAAGTCAATATGGGGTTCCTGACGGGTTGCGGAAACGATTTTTCCAAAGCGTCTTAGCGCAAGTTCAGTGGCTTTGGACGCATCTCGAGTGGGACCTCGGTGGCAACCATTTGTTGGAAAATCTTCGAGCGTTAGCCATCGCCAACATGGCTCTCGAGGGCGATCTGCCGCTGGATGCTCGACGACTGTCCAAATGGATTGATATCGAGCTAAAAAAACAAGTGCTTCCCAGTGGCGAGCACTTCGAACGGACACCGACCTATCATGCGATCATGACGTTAGCGGTCATGGAAATCGCCGACGCCGTCGATGGCAGCGTCGCCGCAGGAGATCTCGCCGAGAAATCCTGTTCCGCCGCAAACCGAATGCGAGAATTCCACGGCACCATCCTGCACCCTGATGGCCAAATCCCACTATTAGGCGACTCCGTATTCGGTGAAACGCCACACGTAGGGGAAGTCGCAGAGACTTCCCAACTGAAATCCTCCGAGCTCTCTTCGAGTTCGGCTACATTTGAGCCTGACTACTGGACATGGTGGAGCGACAATCGAAAGGACTTCTTGCTTTTCGACGTAGGTGCGGTCGCCTGCGATCATCTTCCGGCACATGGTCACGCTGACCTTTTTGGTTTGGAAGCGTCGATAGGCGGTGAACGCTTTCTCGTCGACACTGGCACCTACGACTACGACGACTCACCAGAGCGTCAAGCTTCGCGATCGACCTTGTCACACAACACGCTAGCGATCGACGGCGAAGATCAATGCGACGTGTGGTCCCGTTTCCGCATGGGACGCCGTGGGCACGTCCTATGGAAGCGTGCAGGGAAATCCGAAACATCTCGATGGTGCATGGCCGCTCATGACGCTTACAGGTTTCTTGGTATCGGAGAAACCATACGAACGGCAATTGTCATTGACGACAGTTCTCTGGAGACAACTTGGTTGATTGTCGATTGGTTCACGGGACCTGGGCACCATGATCTAATCTCCACACTGCAACTCGAGCCCAATTGGAAGGCAACCATTCAAACCAGCGGCGAAGTTATTTGCGAAAACGCGGAATTGGAACCGCAACCAAGGATTCGCATGCTGACCGAGGGAGAGTTGTCGATTGAACCCGGAGTCTATTGTCCCGATTTTGGTGTCGCGTTACCTAACGAGTCCATCGTGGCCGCAGCAATACGTTTCGAACGAGAACCGGTCGCATGGCAAATTTGCCCCGGAGGTTGCGAACTCAATTTGAGTATTCGCTTGTCCAACAATGAACTGATTGTCGAGTCCGTTGACGACAAGGGTGAGATTCTCAGGGTCCCTATCTTGTCATAG
- the wecB gene encoding non-hydrolyzing UDP-N-acetylglucosamine 2-epimerase translates to MTKTVNLACVVGARPNFMKMAPLLRALNATGKAKCTLIHTGQHYDKALSDVFFEQLDIPKPDVSLDVGSGTQAGQTAKILERIEPVLEAGGANGKPFDYLVVVGDVNSTMAAAIAAAKLGIKVAHVEAGLRSFDRAMPEEINRMVTDSISDLLLVSDPIGIEHLKREGHPDSAIHLVGNLMIDTLMHSLEKSKATSVLEQTGLHAGDYGVVTLHRPSNVDDKETLSNILKVLRKVSDELPIVFPIHPRTLARIESFGLHSLLAEAPGITVMPPQGYLEFLSLTSNSKVIVTDSGGLQEESTVMSIPCLTMRENTERPITVTEGSSTLVGNDADLLDQQLQLVLSGKYDVGHCPKEWDGKAAGRIAEILVG, encoded by the coding sequence ATGACCAAAACTGTGAACCTTGCTTGCGTGGTCGGTGCTCGACCCAACTTTATGAAAATGGCTCCGTTGCTTCGTGCGTTGAATGCGACCGGTAAGGCCAAGTGTACGTTGATCCATACCGGACAGCATTACGACAAGGCGCTTTCGGACGTCTTCTTTGAACAGCTCGATATTCCCAAACCCGATGTCTCACTCGACGTCGGTTCGGGGACTCAAGCAGGCCAAACCGCCAAGATCCTCGAGCGGATTGAACCGGTATTGGAAGCCGGGGGAGCGAATGGCAAACCGTTCGATTATCTGGTCGTGGTTGGGGATGTGAATTCGACGATGGCGGCGGCGATCGCAGCCGCAAAACTGGGGATCAAGGTCGCTCATGTCGAAGCGGGACTACGCAGCTTTGATCGTGCGATGCCGGAAGAGATCAATCGGATGGTGACCGATTCGATTTCCGATTTGTTATTGGTTTCAGATCCGATTGGAATCGAGCATTTGAAGCGGGAAGGACACCCGGATTCGGCAATCCATTTGGTCGGTAACCTGATGATCGATACGTTGATGCATTCGCTCGAAAAGTCAAAAGCGACCTCGGTGCTGGAGCAGACGGGGCTTCACGCAGGCGATTACGGAGTGGTCACGCTACACCGTCCGTCGAATGTGGATGACAAGGAAACGCTTTCGAATATTTTGAAGGTGCTCCGCAAAGTGAGTGACGAGTTGCCGATTGTTTTTCCAATCCATCCGCGAACGCTGGCGCGCATCGAGAGCTTTGGGCTGCATTCGTTACTTGCGGAGGCGCCCGGGATCACGGTGATGCCTCCGCAAGGCTACTTGGAGTTCCTGTCTCTTACCAGTAACTCAAAGGTCATCGTCACCGATTCGGGGGGATTGCAAGAAGAATCGACGGTAATGTCCATTCCCTGTTTGACGATGCGAGAGAACACCGAGCGACCGATTACCGTGACCGAGGGGAGCAGTACGCTGGTTGGCAACGATGCAGATTTACTCGATCAGCAACTGCAATTAGTGCTGAGTGGCAAGTACGATGTGGGGCACTGTCCCAAGGAATGGGACGGCAAAGCCGCGGGCCGGATCGCCGAAATTCTGGTTGGCTAG
- a CDS encoding bi-domain-containing oxidoreductase, which produces MKQILQNLGSGETLLADVPTPRRGAGSVLIRTSRSLVSLGTEKMLIDFGKGGLIAKARSQPDKVKQVLQKVKTDGLLTTIDAVKAKLDTPIPLGYCNVGHVAEADSTATYRVGDRVVSNGPHAEFVSVPLNLTAGIPDSVSDEMAAFTVVGAIGLQGIRLLNPTLGERVVVSGLGLIGLLAVQILKASGCQVLGIDFDAKKLELARSFGAETCDLSAGQDPVAVAENWTDGVGVDAVLITASAKTDELIHQAATMCRQRGRIVLVGVIGLNLQRADFYEKELSFQVSCSYGPGRYDDNYEKRGLDYPIGFVRWTEKRNFEAILQLMSDGRIDVDPLITHRFAFDDALKGYEAVGEKGAMGIVLEYGDSNESRAARGEKETQKSGQCSGDSKQTGDEASTDGTRAFRKQGEDVQHKKDLSLASRNSPLATDIGVAFIGAGGFTTRMLLPLLPKQGVDLRTIVSGTGVSAAHAKSKFGFAEASSDYASILADDSVDAVFITTPHNMHGRMVCDALNANKHVFVEKPLALTLEELAEVEACCANHPDRLLMIGFNRRFSPHSVAMKDWLLGAPSNKSVIITVNAGAIPADHWTQDPLVGGGRIVGEACHFIDLARFLVGSPIEVATAFPIRGGDGRLGDCVTIQLTFMDGSTGTVHYLANGSKDFPKERVEVFAGGKVMVCDNFRLSKEIGGKRKLKTSKQDKGHEAELAAFLKAIQEGRVWPITAEELFEVSRIAIECQSVAAC; this is translated from the coding sequence ATGAAACAAATACTGCAAAATCTTGGCTCCGGCGAAACGCTTCTCGCCGACGTTCCCACTCCTCGGCGCGGGGCGGGCTCGGTTCTAATCCGCACCTCTCGCTCACTCGTCTCTCTCGGCACCGAGAAGATGCTGATTGATTTCGGCAAGGGAGGTTTGATCGCTAAGGCTCGGTCGCAGCCCGATAAGGTCAAGCAGGTTCTGCAAAAGGTCAAGACCGACGGACTCTTGACCACAATCGATGCGGTTAAGGCGAAACTTGACACTCCCATCCCTCTTGGCTATTGCAATGTGGGACACGTCGCCGAGGCGGATTCGACCGCCACATACAGAGTCGGTGACCGTGTCGTTTCCAATGGGCCGCATGCCGAGTTCGTGTCAGTCCCATTGAATTTGACGGCTGGAATTCCCGATTCGGTCTCTGACGAGATGGCGGCCTTTACTGTCGTCGGTGCAATCGGGCTGCAGGGGATTCGGCTTTTGAATCCGACGCTCGGGGAACGAGTGGTCGTCAGTGGACTGGGATTGATCGGATTGCTTGCGGTGCAAATCCTGAAAGCGTCGGGCTGTCAAGTTCTGGGAATCGATTTCGATGCGAAAAAGCTCGAACTGGCTCGCAGCTTTGGCGCTGAGACTTGTGACTTGTCCGCTGGACAAGATCCAGTGGCGGTGGCCGAGAATTGGACCGATGGCGTTGGTGTGGATGCGGTTTTGATTACGGCGTCAGCCAAGACGGATGAACTGATTCACCAAGCAGCGACAATGTGCCGGCAACGTGGCCGGATCGTGCTCGTTGGTGTGATTGGGTTGAACTTGCAGCGAGCCGACTTCTATGAGAAGGAGTTGTCGTTCCAGGTGTCGTGTTCCTATGGCCCCGGACGATACGACGATAACTATGAAAAACGGGGACTCGACTATCCAATTGGATTTGTGCGGTGGACTGAGAAACGGAATTTCGAAGCGATCCTGCAATTAATGTCAGATGGCAGGATCGACGTTGACCCGCTGATCACTCATCGCTTCGCATTTGATGACGCACTGAAAGGCTATGAGGCAGTTGGTGAAAAAGGCGCGATGGGAATTGTGCTGGAGTACGGAGACAGCAACGAGTCGCGAGCGGCGAGGGGCGAGAAAGAAACGCAAAAGAGTGGTCAGTGCTCAGGCGACAGCAAACAGACCGGGGACGAGGCTAGTACGGATGGAACGAGAGCATTCCGCAAGCAGGGCGAGGATGTTCAGCACAAAAAGGATCTTTCGCTCGCTTCTCGCAACTCGCCGCTAGCTACTGATATCGGCGTGGCCTTTATTGGCGCGGGCGGCTTTACGACTCGGATGCTTTTGCCGCTACTGCCGAAACAGGGCGTTGACCTCCGCACGATCGTTAGCGGCACGGGGGTCTCGGCCGCTCATGCGAAATCGAAGTTCGGTTTCGCGGAGGCCAGCAGTGATTATGCTTCCATACTGGCGGACGATTCCGTTGATGCGGTCTTCATTACGACGCCGCATAACATGCACGGCCGAATGGTTTGCGATGCCTTGAATGCGAACAAACATGTGTTCGTTGAAAAGCCGTTAGCTTTGACGTTAGAAGAGTTGGCGGAAGTGGAAGCATGCTGTGCCAATCATCCCGACCGGCTGTTGATGATCGGTTTCAATCGCCGATTTTCGCCTCACTCGGTTGCAATGAAAGACTGGCTGCTTGGTGCTCCGTCGAACAAGTCGGTAATCATCACGGTGAATGCAGGTGCAATTCCAGCAGACCACTGGACGCAAGACCCACTGGTGGGTGGCGGCCGGATTGTAGGGGAAGCGTGTCATTTTATTGATTTGGCTCGTTTTTTGGTTGGGTCTCCGATTGAAGTCGCCACCGCGTTTCCAATCCGCGGCGGGGACGGGCGACTGGGTGATTGCGTGACGATCCAATTGACGTTCATGGATGGGTCGACCGGGACCGTGCATTACTTGGCCAACGGTAGTAAAGATTTCCCGAAAGAACGAGTGGAAGTGTTCGCGGGTGGAAAGGTGATGGTGTGTGACAATTTTCGATTGTCGAAAGAGATCGGCGGAAAGCGGAAGTTAAAGACCAGTAAACAGGATAAAGGGCACGAGGCTGAGTTGGCGGCGTTTTTGAAAGCGATTCAAGAGGGCCGCGTGTGGCCGATCACCGCAGAGGAACTTTTCGAAGTTTCACGAATCGCGATCGAGTGTCAATCGGTAGCTGCTTGCTGA
- a CDS encoding GxxExxY protein has protein sequence MSLRGLRGKLLNSLGSRSLEHCGSMEVNVITGQVVDASIKVHQHLGPGLLESAYEACLAYELRKRGLDVGVQVPLPIQYEEVQLDVGYRLDLLVESRVIVELKSVEKMIPLYDAQLLSYLKLSGKKIGLLINFNVVKLVDGLKRFAN, from the coding sequence GTGTCACTCCGTGGTCTCCGTGGTAAGCTATTGAATTCACTCGGTAGCCGATCTTTGGAGCATTGCGGTTCGATGGAAGTCAACGTCATCACGGGGCAAGTTGTCGACGCGTCGATCAAGGTGCATCAACACTTGGGGCCTGGGTTACTGGAATCGGCCTATGAGGCGTGCCTGGCCTACGAACTTCGCAAACGTGGTCTCGACGTCGGTGTTCAAGTGCCACTGCCAATTCAATATGAAGAGGTGCAACTGGATGTTGGATATCGATTGGATTTATTGGTCGAGTCACGCGTCATCGTTGAACTGAAATCCGTCGAGAAGATGATTCCGCTTTACGATGCACAATTGCTGTCGTACCTCAAACTGAGTGGCAAGAAGATTGGCCTGTTGATCAATTTCAATGTCGTGAAGTTGGTGGACGGCCTAAAGCGATTCGCCAATTAG